The following DNA comes from Ptychodera flava strain L36383 chromosome 23 unlocalized genomic scaffold, AS_Pfla_20210202 Scaffold_24__1_contigs__length_23054250_pilon, whole genome shotgun sequence.
GGATGTGTGTGAAGTCTGGGAGAGACTGGTTGGATGTGTGTGAAGTCTGGGAGAGACTGGTTGGATGTGTGTGAAGTCTGGGAGAGACTGGTTGGATGTGTGTGAAGTCTGGGAGAGACTGGTTTAAAGGCACTGTTCATGATCCCTgagatcgcctttgttctagtctgtaagaggattatagaggtgtgatagccttttgttttccattgaaattgtaatcccgtgagtaaattttctgatgagacaatctggtgccaacacaggcttTTATGTGATGAAAGACAGTTGATCACACATAGTTCTTTTTACAGACTTTCACAGGTTACATTTTGAGTTGTTTCATAATCAATGGCTGCGTTGATCTGGAGTTACACATGCCAACTCTAGCTCACCCTTCCCTAGTGTTGGATAATGGCATATTTGGTCAACACCAATGTGGCCTACACAGATCACTTCATCCAAAATCAATTTGGTTTCACATGTGCTCAGCTGCTTAGAAGATGCTCTGTGTTGTCTTTCTGTTAGCAGATTCTCTCTTTCTTGCCTAACACTGACAGAAGTGTGTATACCGGTAATTCACAAAATTGACCTACTTTTCACAGCTAGACCAACACGTTGGCACACAATGATAATACTTCACAGGGAATGTGTCATCAAAGATGACTTGTTTTCAGAATCTTTTATGTATGTGTTGTGTTTCCCATTTCCTTACATTTCTAGTTGCACTGCAGATACTTGTCAGTGTATTTTTGTTCAGCAGTGTAAACACCTCATTTAGTTGATACCTAATTTGGTTTTTCAGAGCCCAGACCCGTCAACATCTTTGAAGACAACTTCTTCAGACTTGGCAGGATTCTGGGACATGGTGATGATTCAGGTTGATGATGTCAATAGAATGTTTGATGAaatcaatgttttaaaacaaaatggatGGAAGCTACCAACTCAGCGGAATCCAATGAAATCTAAACAGGTCAGTCATCTCCTGGTTACTTATTCTGTACTTAGTTGATGTTTATACTGTCTGTGTGTtgatcaaaaaaaattctaaaacttCCAGTTTAGTTGAGTTTGCATGATTGGACATATCAACAGTATGAAGAAGAAAAACAGCTTGAGTGTGATGTGCAAAAAGATGCACAGTGGCTTTGTGTTATCTTGAGATTTATGCCAATGAAGTTATTGGCATTCCAACACACTTGAAAGATCAGTGGAAAGTCCagcaaaaatagaaatatcGCTATCATCATGAATACTGTATTCAACTGTGTATAAGCCCCTGCCAGTgtataccccccccccccccccccattgatttcagaggatttttgaaaatgcattacatccgtgtataagcccctaccctagtggaATTCAAATatagaaaggttaggagagtatatttggtctttgctatgttgttgttttcataagatGTAGACCGTTTGATACTGGAATGTTGAGTTGATTTTGTGTGCAGGTAATGCatcatgccagttcacactatcactgttgatcggcagcatacatgacgtctttgtttcaagttttggGTTTGTTCTaaagctgaaatttcaccaaaatgtcacttctgtgtaatcaatttctttggatgtgtaagtcgagtATGAAAGTGATAGATAGTTTGAGTAgtgtttaaaaaatcatgcataaaattagcataaactGGCAGACAACATGGGGTTGCccaagtataagcccctcccctagtttttcCGCTGAACCGGGGcctatactcggacgagtatgGTATTTCTTATGGTTTATGATTGACACACACCATTTATGATCCTGTCTGTACctacaaaaaatgtacaaagacTGACTACATCTTGTTAAAGGAACAAAAGATAACAAAATGTGACACAGGGGATAGATAGATGTACAATTATTATCAGGACTCTGACTAACTGTGACTCTGAcagaaaagacagacagacagacagactggctgactgactgattgacagacagacagactgactgatgGACAGACAGATTGAGTGATTCGCCGACAGACAGAAAGAGTGATCCACTGACAGACAGAAAGAGTCTGTGGATGAAACAGACAATATATTGAAAAAGGTTATTTTTAAActgaatatttttgtatttcagagTAAAATGACCAGGAAACCAATGAGAGTTAGTAACAATGATAAATCTGTTGCTAAAAACACAACGACAGGAGACAAAGCAAAGCAAGCAAGAGAAGAGGCCAGGAAAAGACTTCTTGCAGCAAAAAAAGCTGCTGCaactcaaaaattacaaaacactgaaaatgaTGTCCAAATATTCATACACACTGATGACAAGTAACTTTATTATCTACTCCACCAAGTTCAAATACCACAGTGATTTTAAGGCTTATCCTTCAAAAATTTCGTAAGATGGGGATTGTGAAAATATCAGCTCATTTGTTAGAAATATGTTaaaatactggtacatgtataaattattatttctttgactaatttcaaaaacaaacaaacagtactGATGCATCGTTAGATGACACAGTTGCCAAGGTAACATCTTTGTCGTTGAATTTCCTTGGGATGATCAATTGGATTAATGTTCTAGCAATGGCCACATATCTAGACTGTAATGTTTGCTTCAGTTGTCATGTTATTCTGTCAGTAAGGTCATGTTACTTTGAAACGTAAATGCAGGCTTGAATTTGAAGAAGGAAATATGAAGTGAAATCAAACTTGTTTCAACAAAAGTGCACATTTAAAGCTTATAAATGAATGTCTTGCAGaagtaaaatttcatgaagaCAACAGAAACATGCTGAGTTTATTATCAGTTTGAGTAATGAAATATTATCACCTTGTCAATTATTTTATCAACAAGTCAAAAAGTAGAATAATCAGT
Coding sequences within:
- the LOC139125097 gene encoding disks large-associated protein 4-like, giving the protein MVMIQVDDVNRMFDEINVLKQNGWKLPTQRNPMKSKQSKMTRKPMRVSNNDKSVAKNTTTGDKAKQAREEARKRLLAAKKAAATQKLQNTENDVQIFIHTDDK